From a single Cupriavidus taiwanensis LMG 19424 genomic region:
- a CDS encoding phosphodiesterase, protein MIQCAPQAAPYLVAHITDLHIKAGGRLSYRRVDTAGALRQCIDTLLALPQRPDVAVVTGDLVDFGIEDEYRFLRGILESLPMPVRLMPGNHDSRGALRRVFADHADHAYLFAAGDADAPVHYRIDAGPLTLIAFDCTVPGHSGGRVDPDALPWLEAALAAAPQRPTLLMLHHPPFHTGIGHMDRQGLENAALLEVVVRRHPQVERVLCGHLHRHITRRFGGTIAMTAPGPAHQVALDLDPQAASRFRMEPPGILLHWWHPVHGLVTHAVAIGDHGPAYPFFDAQGKLID, encoded by the coding sequence ATGATCCAATGCGCCCCCCAGGCCGCTCCCTACCTGGTCGCCCACATCACGGACCTGCATATCAAGGCGGGTGGCAGGCTTTCCTACCGGCGCGTGGATACCGCAGGCGCCCTGCGCCAGTGCATCGACACGCTGCTGGCGTTGCCTCAGCGCCCCGACGTTGCGGTGGTGACCGGCGACCTGGTCGACTTCGGCATCGAGGATGAATATCGCTTTCTGCGAGGGATTCTTGAGTCCTTGCCGATGCCGGTGCGGCTGATGCCGGGCAATCACGACAGCCGCGGCGCACTGCGCCGCGTATTCGCAGATCACGCCGATCACGCCTATCTGTTCGCCGCGGGCGATGCCGACGCTCCGGTCCATTACCGCATCGACGCGGGGCCTTTGACGCTGATCGCCTTCGACTGCACCGTCCCCGGCCATAGCGGCGGGCGCGTGGACCCGGATGCGCTGCCATGGCTGGAAGCCGCGCTGGCCGCCGCCCCGCAGCGTCCCACCCTGCTGATGCTGCATCACCCGCCTTTCCACACCGGCATCGGCCATATGGACCGGCAGGGGCTGGAGAACGCCGCGCTGCTCGAAGTCGTGGTGCGGCGCCATCCACAGGTGGAGCGGGTGCTGTGCGGCCATCTGCATCGGCATATCACCCGGCGCTTCGGCGGCACCATCGCCATGACCGCGCCCGGCCCGGCGCACCAGGTCGCGCTGGACCTCGACCCCCAGGCGGCTTCGCGCTTCCGGATGGAGCCGCCGGGCATCCTGCTGCACTGGTGGCATCCCGTGCACGGACTGGTCACCCATGCCGTTGCAATCGGAGACCACGGACCTGCGTATCCGTTCTTCGATGCACAGGGGAAGCTGATCGACTGA
- a CDS encoding aldehyde dehydrogenase, whose amino-acid sequence MSETRDLSYWQARAAALRPQSRAYIGGAWTDAADGATFDTINPATGAVLAKVAACGAADVDRAVAAARQAFEQGVWSGLAPRERKAVLLRLAALIEAHHEELALLETLDMGKPIGDTLAYDIPEAARTFAWYAEAIDKIYGEIAPTGGNVLATITREPLGVVAAVVPWNYPLLMGSWKVAPALAAGNSVILKPAEQSPLTALRLAELAAEAGIPPGVFNVVPGLGAQAGQALGLHPDVDCIAFTGSTATGKRFMEYSGQSNLKRVWLECGGKSPHIVFHDCPDLERAAQAAAIGIFNNQGEICIAGSRLYVQRAIYEPFMEKLEAYAGAMQPGDPLDPSSAMGAIVDARQLDRVMSYVDGGQREGARLRLGGERVRKDTGGYFLQPTIFECPSQSLSIVREEIFGPVLAVTMFDTEDEVVRMANDSPYGLGSGLWTANLSRAHRASRRLRAGLVWVNCYMDGDITVPFGGVKQSGSGRDKSLHALDKYSDLKTTWIRLE is encoded by the coding sequence ATGAGCGAAACACGCGACCTGTCTTACTGGCAGGCCCGGGCGGCCGCACTGCGCCCGCAAAGCCGCGCCTACATCGGCGGCGCATGGACCGATGCCGCCGACGGCGCTACCTTCGACACGATCAACCCCGCCACCGGTGCGGTGCTGGCCAAGGTGGCCGCATGCGGCGCTGCGGACGTCGACCGCGCCGTCGCGGCGGCGCGCCAGGCCTTCGAGCAAGGCGTCTGGTCCGGGCTGGCACCGCGCGAGCGCAAGGCCGTGCTGCTGCGCCTGGCTGCGCTGATCGAAGCGCACCACGAGGAACTGGCCCTGCTGGAAACGCTGGACATGGGCAAGCCCATCGGCGATACGCTGGCCTACGACATTCCAGAGGCGGCGCGCACCTTCGCGTGGTACGCCGAGGCCATCGACAAGATTTACGGTGAGATCGCGCCTACCGGCGGCAATGTGCTCGCCACCATCACGCGCGAGCCGCTCGGCGTGGTGGCGGCGGTGGTGCCGTGGAACTATCCGTTGCTGATGGGAAGCTGGAAGGTCGCGCCTGCGCTGGCTGCGGGTAACAGCGTCATCCTCAAGCCTGCCGAGCAATCGCCGCTGACGGCGCTCCGGCTCGCCGAGCTGGCAGCGGAGGCCGGCATTCCGCCCGGGGTCTTCAACGTGGTGCCCGGATTGGGCGCACAAGCCGGACAGGCGCTCGGCCTGCATCCGGACGTGGATTGCATCGCCTTTACCGGCTCCACGGCCACCGGCAAGCGCTTCATGGAGTATTCCGGCCAGTCCAACCTCAAGCGTGTCTGGCTCGAATGCGGCGGCAAGTCGCCGCACATTGTGTTCCACGACTGCCCCGACCTCGAGCGCGCCGCGCAGGCCGCCGCCATCGGCATCTTCAACAACCAGGGCGAAATCTGCATCGCCGGCTCGCGCCTTTATGTCCAGCGCGCCATCTATGAGCCGTTCATGGAGAAGCTGGAGGCGTATGCCGGGGCAATGCAGCCCGGCGATCCACTTGACCCGTCCTCCGCCATGGGCGCCATCGTCGACGCGCGCCAGCTCGATCGCGTGATGTCCTACGTGGACGGCGGACAACGCGAAGGCGCGCGGCTGCGCCTGGGCGGCGAACGTGTCCGCAAGGACACCGGCGGCTACTTCCTGCAGCCCACCATCTTCGAATGCCCGAGTCAGTCGCTCAGCATCGTGCGCGAAGAAATCTTCGGCCCGGTGCTGGCCGTGACCATGTTCGACACGGAGGACGAAGTCGTGCGCATGGCCAACGATTCGCCTTATGGGCTCGGTTCAGGGCTGTGGACCGCCAACCTGTCGCGTGCGCACCGCGCCTCGCGGCGGCTGCGGGCGGGGCTGGTGTGGGTCAACTGCTATATGGATGGGGATATCACGGTGCCGTTTGGCGGGGTCAAGCAATCGGGTTCCGGACGTGACAAGTCGTTGCATGCGTTGGACAAATACAGCGATCTGAAGACTACGTGGATCAGGCTGGAGTAA
- a CDS encoding ABC transporter permease, which produces MKTNRRGSAYWTQLALTLAVCAFMTVPVGLSVLAGLTNNIFVGLQSGLTTRWVEEVWALYRNTIFLSLWIALACLACTLVLGVPAAYYMALRRSRVTRLIEELLMLPVAIPGLATALGLILLYGGLPWLRTSWVFILIGHVLFTLPFMVRSVLAIMSAIDIRTLEDAAASLGATRMQRFFTVVLPNCRQGILAGALMVVTLSVGEFNLTWMLHTPTTQTLPVGLADSYASMRLEIGSAYTIVFFLMIIPLLVIMQMVSALGARAQRHPIQDTPMPFAGTITTSLNSPSAPDSTPQSQPQTEAPRHA; this is translated from the coding sequence ATGAAGACCAACCGTCGCGGCTCCGCCTACTGGACCCAACTCGCACTGACGCTCGCCGTTTGTGCGTTCATGACCGTCCCCGTGGGGCTGTCGGTGCTGGCCGGCCTCACCAACAATATCTTCGTCGGGCTGCAGAGCGGCCTGACCACGCGGTGGGTCGAGGAAGTGTGGGCCCTGTACCGCAATACCATCTTCCTGTCGCTATGGATCGCGCTGGCGTGCCTCGCCTGTACGCTGGTGCTCGGCGTTCCAGCCGCCTATTACATGGCGCTGCGCCGCAGCCGCGTGACCCGGCTGATCGAGGAATTGCTGATGTTGCCGGTGGCGATCCCTGGACTTGCGACGGCACTCGGCCTGATCCTGCTGTATGGGGGCCTGCCATGGCTGCGCACCAGTTGGGTCTTCATCCTGATCGGGCATGTACTGTTCACCTTGCCCTTCATGGTGCGCTCGGTGCTGGCCATCATGTCCGCCATCGATATCCGCACGCTCGAGGACGCCGCCGCCAGTCTCGGCGCGACACGCATGCAGCGCTTTTTCACCGTGGTGCTACCCAATTGCCGGCAAGGGATTCTCGCCGGCGCGCTGATGGTCGTGACGCTGTCGGTCGGAGAGTTCAATCTGACATGGATGCTCCATACGCCCACCACGCAGACGCTTCCGGTCGGACTCGCCGACAGCTATGCCTCGATGCGCCTGGAGATAGGCTCTGCCTACACCATCGTGTTTTTCCTGATGATCATTCCGCTGCTGGTGATCATGCAAATGGTGTCCGCGCTGGGTGCGCGGGCCCAGCGACATCCGATACAGGACACGCCCATGCCGTTCGCCGGCACGATCACCACTTCGCTGAACTCGCCATCCGCACCGGACAGCACCCCGCAGTCCCAGCCACAGACAGAGGCCCCCCGCCATGCATGA
- a CDS encoding ABC transporter ATP-binding protein, with translation MHEPTPIALRQCGKTFPDGTRALEPLDLDIGAGETVVLLGPSGCGKTTTLRMIAGLEFPDTGGEVLFGGAAVTHLPIEQRGVGMVFQNYALFPNMTVAENIGYGLRVRKVDAQTRRSRVDDMLAMMQLGAFANRRVDQLSGGQRQRVALARAIAVQPRVLLLDEPLTALDAKLRDALRADINQLLRSLRITTVYVTHDQAEAMALGDRIIVMDKGHIAQSGTPQDIYRHPANVFVADFIGTMNRLPAAADHQLWRVPGGALPREPRHIEVAQVELMFRPEDVALADAPNAPDVHVAGSVVTALFLGHATRLLVDVGAPAPIVLDTARRDRWVAGDRVGLRIDTGHLLTVPAAPERSAA, from the coding sequence ATGCATGAGCCCACCCCCATCGCCCTGCGCCAATGCGGCAAGACGTTCCCCGACGGCACGCGCGCGCTCGAACCACTGGATCTGGACATCGGTGCCGGCGAAACTGTCGTGCTGCTCGGTCCGTCCGGTTGCGGCAAGACCACCACGCTGCGGATGATCGCGGGGCTGGAATTTCCCGATACGGGCGGAGAGGTGCTGTTCGGCGGCGCAGCGGTCACGCATCTGCCGATCGAGCAGCGCGGCGTCGGCATGGTGTTCCAGAACTATGCCCTGTTCCCCAATATGACCGTGGCCGAGAATATCGGCTATGGCCTGCGCGTGCGCAAGGTCGACGCACAGACCCGCCGGAGTCGGGTCGACGACATGCTCGCCATGATGCAGCTGGGCGCCTTCGCCAACCGGCGCGTCGACCAGCTGTCCGGGGGCCAGCGCCAGCGGGTGGCGCTGGCGCGCGCCATCGCCGTGCAGCCGCGTGTGCTGCTGCTGGACGAACCGCTGACGGCGCTCGATGCCAAGCTGCGTGATGCGTTGCGCGCCGACATCAACCAGCTGCTGCGCAGCCTGCGCATCACCACTGTGTATGTCACGCACGATCAGGCCGAGGCGATGGCGCTTGGCGACCGGATCATCGTGATGGACAAGGGGCACATCGCGCAAAGCGGCACGCCGCAGGACATCTACCGGCATCCGGCCAATGTCTTCGTCGCCGACTTCATCGGCACGATGAATCGCTTGCCGGCGGCTGCGGATCACCAGCTGTGGCGCGTGCCGGGTGGCGCATTGCCGCGTGAGCCGCGGCACATCGAGGTGGCGCAGGTGGAGCTGATGTTCCGGCCCGAGGACGTAGCGCTGGCCGACGCACCGAATGCGCCCGACGTCCATGTGGCCGGCAGTGTCGTCACGGCCCTGTTCCTTGGCCATGCGACCCGGCTGCTGGTCGATGTAGGCGCACCTGCCCCCATCGTGCTCGATACCGCGCGACGCGACCGCTGGGTAGCCGGCGACCGCGTTGGCCTGCGCATCGATACCGGCCACCTGTTGACGGTGCCCGCTGCGCCCGAACGGAGCGCGGCATGA